Proteins from a genomic interval of Stenotrophomonas maltophilia:
- a CDS encoding MtnX-like HAD-IB family phosphatase gives MHWSILCDFDGTISLEDVIDSLLEKYGQPGWQELEDQWKAGKIGSRECMQGQVRLLKLDPATLDAHLDQVQIDPGFVAFVARAEQLGLPLRIVSDGLDYAIHRILANHGLSRLPVVANHLRWCEDHWELESPYQAEGCRSGTCKCTCAAQARANEAPRVLMIGDGSSDFCVSEDADFVFAKRRLITHCTKAGIEHAAIDTFHDAIALLPRLLDGSLLQPRRIDATPQPAVPPLLLATA, from the coding sequence ATGCACTGGAGCATCCTGTGTGACTTCGATGGCACCATCAGCCTCGAAGATGTCATCGACTCGCTGCTGGAAAAGTACGGCCAGCCGGGCTGGCAGGAACTGGAAGACCAGTGGAAAGCGGGAAAGATCGGCTCGCGTGAATGCATGCAGGGCCAGGTGCGGCTGCTGAAGCTGGACCCGGCCACGCTTGACGCGCACCTGGACCAGGTGCAGATCGATCCGGGCTTCGTCGCCTTCGTCGCCCGCGCCGAGCAGCTGGGCCTGCCGCTGCGCATCGTCAGCGACGGCCTGGACTATGCGATCCACCGCATCCTCGCCAACCACGGCCTGTCGCGGCTGCCGGTGGTGGCCAACCACCTGCGCTGGTGCGAAGACCACTGGGAACTGGAATCGCCCTACCAGGCCGAAGGCTGCCGCAGTGGCACCTGCAAGTGCACCTGCGCCGCGCAGGCACGTGCCAACGAAGCGCCGCGCGTGCTGATGATCGGCGACGGCAGCTCGGATTTCTGCGTGTCCGAAGATGCCGACTTCGTATTCGCCAAGCGCCGCCTGATCACCCATTGCACGAAGGCCGGCATCGAGCATGCCGCGATCGACACCTTCCACGATGCCATCGCGCTGTTGCCGCGCCTGCTCGATGGCAGCCTGCTGCAGCCACGTCGCATCGACGCCACCCCGCAGCCCGCCGTACCGCCCCTGCTGCTGGCCACCGCCTGA
- a CDS encoding aspartate aminotransferase family protein: protein MNIFDKNADAAASDAQLLADEARYSSFGDTVHYVDPPKIFQRGEGSYMFDGAGVPYLDLQMWYSACNFGYSNKRLNDALKDQIDTLPQVASQYLHPTRVQLAKTIAVDMHEKFGLDGRVHFNVGGAQAIEDSLKIVRNARGGKSLMFAFEGGYHGRTLGASSITSSYRYRRRYGHFGERAMFIPFPYPFRRPKGMTPDEYSDHCVWQFERLFESEYNGVWDPKVGQAEYAAFYVEPIQGTGGYVIPPRNFFTGLKRVLDKYGILMVVDEIQMGFWRTGKLWAIEHFGVTPDVLVFGKALTNGLNPLSGLWAREELINPTVFPPGSTHSTFNSNPLGTRLGLEVLKLGKEMDYERTVPEKGAYFLDGLRGLQKRHPEIGDVDGLGLALRAEICQTDGYTPNKELLDRMVDIGLAGDLLHDGKRMGLVLDVGGWYKNVITFAPSLDISYEEIDLAITLLDQALTKAKG, encoded by the coding sequence ATGAACATTTTTGACAAGAATGCCGACGCCGCTGCCTCCGATGCGCAGCTGCTGGCCGACGAAGCCCGCTACAGCTCCTTCGGCGACACCGTCCACTACGTCGACCCGCCGAAGATCTTCCAGCGCGGCGAAGGCAGCTACATGTTCGACGGTGCGGGCGTGCCCTACCTCGACCTGCAGATGTGGTACTCGGCCTGCAACTTCGGCTACAGCAACAAGCGCCTGAACGACGCGCTGAAGGACCAGATCGACACCCTGCCGCAGGTCGCCAGCCAGTACCTGCACCCGACCCGCGTGCAGCTGGCCAAGACCATTGCCGTGGATATGCATGAGAAGTTCGGCCTCGATGGCCGCGTGCACTTCAACGTGGGCGGCGCGCAGGCCATTGAAGACTCGCTGAAGATCGTGCGCAACGCGCGTGGCGGCAAGAGCCTGATGTTCGCCTTCGAAGGCGGCTACCACGGCCGTACCCTGGGTGCCTCGTCGATCACCTCCAGCTACCGCTACCGCCGCCGCTACGGCCACTTCGGCGAGCGCGCGATGTTCATCCCGTTCCCGTACCCCTTCCGTCGCCCGAAGGGCATGACCCCGGACGAATACTCCGACCACTGCGTATGGCAGTTCGAACGCCTGTTCGAAAGCGAATACAACGGCGTGTGGGATCCCAAGGTCGGCCAGGCCGAGTACGCTGCGTTCTACGTCGAGCCGATCCAGGGCACCGGCGGCTATGTCATCCCGCCGCGCAACTTCTTCACCGGCCTCAAGCGCGTGCTGGACAAGTACGGCATCCTGATGGTCGTCGATGAAATCCAGATGGGCTTCTGGCGCACCGGCAAGCTGTGGGCCATCGAGCACTTCGGCGTGACCCCGGACGTGCTGGTGTTCGGCAAAGCGCTGACCAACGGCCTGAACCCGCTGTCGGGCCTGTGGGCGCGCGAAGAACTGATCAACCCGACCGTGTTCCCGCCAGGTTCCACCCACTCCACCTTCAACTCCAACCCGCTGGGCACCCGCCTGGGCCTGGAAGTACTGAAGCTGGGCAAGGAAATGGACTACGAGCGCACCGTGCCGGAAAAGGGCGCGTACTTCCTCGACGGCCTGCGTGGCCTGCAGAAGCGTCACCCGGAAATCGGCGACGTCGACGGCCTGGGCCTGGCCCTGCGCGCCGAGATCTGCCAGACCGACGGCTACACCCCGAACAAGGAACTGCTGGACCGCATGGTCGACATCGGCCTGGCCGGTGACCTCCTGCACGACGGCAAGCGCATGGGCCTCGTGCTCGACGTGGGTGGCTGGTACAAGAACGTGATCACCTTCGCGCCGTCGCTGGACATCAGCTACGAAGAGATCGACCTGGCGATCACCCTGCTCGACCAGGCACTGACCAAGGCCAAGGGCTGA
- a CDS encoding bleomycin resistance protein: MPQTVIPQLRMRHADTTLPFYVQGLGFVVDWEHRFEPGFPLFAQLTRDGQTLFLTEHSGDCEVGGAVYFIVDDVDSLHRAFSAANVPIEQPPHDTEWGSREMLLRDPDGNRLRFATHMD; this comes from the coding sequence ATGCCCCAGACCGTCATCCCGCAGCTGCGCATGCGCCACGCCGATACCACCCTGCCGTTCTACGTGCAGGGGCTGGGTTTCGTGGTCGACTGGGAACACCGCTTCGAACCCGGCTTCCCCCTGTTCGCCCAGCTCACCCGCGACGGCCAGACGCTCTTCCTCACCGAGCACAGCGGCGACTGCGAGGTCGGCGGTGCGGTGTATTTCATTGTCGACGACGTCGACAGCCTGCACCGCGCCTTCAGTGCGGCCAACGTGCCGATCGAGCAGCCCCCGCATGACACCGAGTGGGGCAGCCGCGAGATGTTGCTGCGCGACCCCGACGGCAACCGCCTGCGCTTTGCCACCCACATGGACTGA
- a CDS encoding arginase family protein: MPLRSPLILDLDGGVLPLPQAQTLALPQWHDPLRFACSNSTLDRFGAEVLASLPAQPGTVMLGSGDFHHLSLPLLRRMRAQAPFQLVVLDNHPDNMRFPFGMHCGSWMNAASKLPQISHIHVLGITSSDIGLGHAWENHWRPLLGGRLTYWCMDVDVGWGHRLGMGRAFRRFEHPEALVAAFAAEQAKSPQPTYLSIDKDVFAEDVARSNWDQGRFQLEDALVVIEALRAGGLVGSDITGEVSLANYQSRFKRWLSSLDGQPDISADDLPAWQARHQQVNRELLAAMAAVPTAG, translated from the coding sequence ATGCCGTTGCGTTCCCCGCTGATCCTCGACCTGGACGGTGGTGTGCTGCCACTGCCCCAGGCACAGACCCTGGCGCTGCCGCAGTGGCACGACCCGCTGCGCTTCGCCTGCAGCAACAGCACCCTGGATCGCTTCGGCGCCGAAGTGCTCGCGTCGCTGCCCGCGCAACCCGGCACGGTCATGCTCGGCAGTGGTGACTTCCACCATCTCAGCCTGCCGCTGCTGCGCCGCATGCGTGCACAGGCGCCGTTCCAGCTGGTGGTGCTGGACAACCATCCGGACAACATGCGTTTTCCGTTCGGCATGCATTGCGGTTCATGGATGAATGCCGCCAGCAAGCTGCCGCAGATCTCGCACATCCATGTGCTCGGCATCACCTCCAGCGACATCGGCCTCGGCCATGCCTGGGAGAACCACTGGCGCCCGCTGCTGGGCGGCCGCCTGACGTACTGGTGCATGGACGTGGATGTCGGCTGGGGCCACCGCCTCGGCATGGGCCGTGCATTCCGACGCTTCGAGCACCCGGAGGCACTGGTTGCCGCGTTCGCTGCCGAACAGGCCAAGTCGCCGCAACCGACCTACCTGTCGATCGACAAGGATGTGTTCGCCGAGGACGTCGCCCGCAGCAACTGGGACCAGGGCCGTTTCCAGCTGGAAGACGCGCTGGTGGTGATCGAAGCGCTGCGTGCCGGCGGCCTGGTCGGCAGTGATATCACCGGCGAGGTGTCGCTGGCCAACTACCAGAGCCGCTTCAAGCGCTGGCTGTCGTCGCTGGATGGCCAGCCGGATATCAGCGCCGATGATCTTCCCGCCTGGCAGGCCCGGCACCAGCAGGTGAACCGCGAACTGCTGGCGGCGATGGCCGCGGTACCGACGGCCGGTTGA
- a CDS encoding GNAT family N-acetyltransferase encodes MDMTSRASSTALEPAALLEGFLAHPPLGFEAGRLPSGLPTFRAPLDLTTTMDDGLRGKLVGLPLSRLWRPWITWKTRFIGATSTEYTPLPAHVAPEALAEDVTRHAIGDTRLLVVKDLAIDSPLLDDAANAHSGAFLQALLERGFVELEGMPLAWVAIDFDSLDGYLGRLSSSRRKNIRRKLRSRDDLQIDCIATGDPALADPQLQAELHALYLGVFAQSAVHFDQLGLPYFQHLLADSQGQGRMFLYRHQGQLIGWNLCYIHAGKLVDKYIGLAYPQSREHNLYAVSWMHNLEYALQHGLSHYVAGWTDSRIKAELGARFTSTRHAIHARSPLLRAALRRLAPYLQGEPDGGG; translated from the coding sequence ATGGACATGACGTCACGTGCATCCAGCACCGCGCTGGAACCGGCCGCGCTGCTGGAGGGCTTCCTGGCCCACCCGCCGCTCGGATTCGAGGCAGGCCGCCTTCCCAGCGGCCTACCGACCTTCCGTGCGCCGCTGGACCTGACCACGACGATGGATGACGGGCTGCGCGGCAAGTTGGTCGGCCTGCCGCTGTCGCGCCTGTGGCGGCCATGGATCACCTGGAAGACCCGCTTCATCGGTGCCACCAGCACCGAGTACACCCCGTTGCCGGCGCACGTGGCACCGGAGGCTCTGGCCGAGGACGTGACGCGTCACGCGATCGGCGATACGCGCCTGCTGGTGGTCAAGGACCTGGCGATCGATTCACCGCTGCTGGACGACGCCGCCAATGCACACAGCGGCGCCTTCCTGCAGGCGCTGCTGGAACGCGGCTTCGTCGAACTGGAAGGCATGCCATTGGCCTGGGTGGCGATCGATTTCGATTCGCTCGACGGCTATCTCGGCCGCCTGTCGTCCTCGCGCCGCAAGAACATCCGGCGCAAGCTGCGCTCGCGTGATGACCTGCAGATCGACTGCATCGCCACCGGTGATCCGGCCCTGGCCGACCCGCAGCTGCAGGCCGAACTGCATGCGCTGTACCTGGGCGTGTTCGCGCAGAGCGCGGTGCATTTCGACCAGCTCGGCCTGCCCTACTTCCAGCATCTGCTGGCCGACAGCCAGGGCCAGGGACGGATGTTCCTGTATCGCCACCAGGGCCAGCTGATCGGCTGGAACCTGTGCTACATCCACGCCGGAAAGCTGGTGGACAAGTACATCGGGCTGGCCTATCCGCAGTCGCGCGAGCACAACCTGTACGCGGTCAGCTGGATGCACAACCTTGAGTACGCGCTGCAGCACGGCCTGAGCCACTATGTGGCCGGCTGGACTGACTCGCGGATCAAAGCCGAGCTGGGCGCCCGCTTCACCTCCACCCGGCACGCGATCCACGCACGCTCCCCGCTGCTGCGTGCCGCCCTGCGCCGCCTGGCCCCGTACCTGCAGGGCGAACCTGATGGAGGCGGCTGA